Sequence from the Nymphaea colorata isolate Beijing-Zhang1983 chromosome 9, ASM883128v2, whole genome shotgun sequence genome:
TGGCGCAAAGAACTCGCAGACCAGATGTATTGAAACTCAAGACCCCTTTTAATTTGGACTTCTAGACCAGACGGCACACTGTTTTTTTGTAAAACTCATCAATCCACAAACATTTCATGGATGAAACTGAGATACAAGTTGCATTATAAATGACACACCACATATGTAAAACAGCAAAAGAGATACTCTTCTCTGGGTTATTTTCTTCACCCACTGATTCTCCAGCCTTGCCACTCTTCATCCTGAGCTTTCACATGAACCAGGGCCCACGTATGGCATGGGTAGTGCCAGGCTGCCTGGGGTTCATCTGGTCCTTTAGAGGGCGTTTGGTGACAGGAAGGATCTGTTCCAAAGAATGCAGAATTCCTGTTACCAAGCGCCCTCTTAGAGCATGTCTGCAAGGGTGTTCCTCCTTGCAGATGGATGCCCACAGGAGGTCGGCAAGACGGCAACGCCGAGTTCCACAACAAGGGACGGCGAGAAATACTGGCGCCACAGACATGGCCCAACCTAAATCCATGTTGTGCGTCTTGTTCTTGGGAACACCAGAGCAGAACGCTTATTTCTGGCATTCTAGCATTCGTAGAACAAAGAAGCAAACATCCTCCTAAAGGTCATTTGATGTGAGGAACAGAACTTTGCGTGCACAGGGTGCTTCGCTTTGTTCTGCTGTTCCACTGGTTTGGAAGAGCGTATATGTCCCTTTCTTCCACGTCCTTTTGTGTGGGGAACACCAACCTGTGCAGGTGTCCATTCTACCTGCCTGTTACACGGATCAAACAGCCACATAGGCGAGGTAGTCCCATAACAAGTCGTCAGGTCCTAGAATGTTCTTTCTCACAAAAATCTTTAATATAATGTACGCAAGAATGTAACGAGGGACCCATATCAGATCACTTCTATGCAAAGCTTTAGATCCGAGGTCCTAAGATTCAAAAAGTAGTATGGGACTAGACCAAAGTATGTAAAAGATACCTCTCTCTCTGATCAATGCAGTAAGACTTGGTTTGCTGGTAAGTATacaatgaaaggaaaattaaccaaatttttttcatggcAAGGTGGGGGTTAAGCAGCAGCCTCAGTAAACAGATTATCTCAAATATTgttcttgaccttcttcaacttgaaagttTGATATCACCATCTTCAAATTAAAAGTCTCAAATCTAACCTCCAATCAGGAGCTGAAGCTCTTGTTGGCAAGACAAACGCTCAGCTTCTAACTTAGTTATAGCTTCATGTAACTAAATCAGTCTAGCTTAGTTCCATTGCAAAGATAAGAAAGGAAGCAAGTCCCACTGCCTATGACAACACAAAGAAGAACATCATTGGGCCAACCAAGATCACATGTGGAGGCAAGTGGCGCGGTCACGCCAGTCGAGCAGCACCAGCGTTGCACCATAGTGAGCCAGGGCTCCAGCAACAACCAACACATGAAAGATCTGGTGGCTGTGACCAGCAATGTCAAAGGCACCAGGCTTCCACCTCTCCGGCACCCTGCTGACGTAGAACCCAGCACCAGCAGCATAGAACAGGGCCATGGCCACCTCATAAGCCAGCGTCACCAGGCAATGCGGCTGGTCCCAATTGAGCCACAGAGCATGCGCCGCAGGTACGAGGCCTGAAAAGCCCATGGCCAAGAAGAGTGCTGCGCGGAACGGCCGGAACCGTGCAGTGGACAATCCAGGAGCGAGGAGTGTCAGGACGGCAAGTAACCCGAGAGTGGTAATGGAGGATATGTAGAAGAGGCGCCAGAGCGGTTGGCAGAGGAAGATATAGTAGATTGGCGGGACGAAGGAGGAGACGATCATGAGGGTGATTCCAGCATAGTCAAGGCGCCAGAAGAAGAGGTTTAGTTTGTGAGAGTGGCAGGCAAGGAGGTGGGAGAGGGTGCTGCAGAGGAGGCACAGCATTGACCCCACAAGGAAGACTAGCCATGGCCATCTTGGCACTGCACCTAGCCTGCTGCTGCCTCCTCTTGCTTCTGATCGTATCACATTCTTGTGGACCAGCTACAAATCAAGAGAAAACTGTATCAGAGTGATCAAATAGGTCAATGTAGATCACATATGGAAAGAAAGATTTATGAGTTTAGTCAATTCAATGTTTCTTCTACATGTAAATCACCTCGATACCATTAGTTTTCACAAAAGTTGGCGTCAGCTTTTGTGGAACATTTAGATAACTTCCATGCCATTCTTTCTTAAAATCCACGGCAGCTGTCTTTAACATATAGACGGCATTCATGTGATTAGTGTTCGCAAAACTTAGCGTCTGCTTTGTTTAATATAAATCAAGTCCCTGCAGTTGGCTTTCATAAAATTTGAGGGCAGCTTTGTTTATTGAGCCGCCCAATCAAGCTAATTGAAGTTCACAAGATATGGCTTGTggtttattttttcaaagtcaaAACAAAATTGTCATTTACCTTTCTGAAAGGGAACTTTATATGTCGTACATTGCAGACTTTGAGTCTTCTTTAATATAACTTGgttcttgttattttaatattttttattttaaaagcaTAATGCCGCTGATGTTTTGTCATCCCTTACCTTTGccatgataaaaataaaacttcattCTTAGAAGAAAATTCTTAAAGTTTCATGAAAGGAGCAGTAAGTCCTTACAAGTGCCTTCCAACCTCTAGAGACAAAAGAGTTAAGATGCCTAAATGTCACGCGAATAAAGCGTGTGCGACCAAAAACTATCATACGAATAAAGTGTGTGCGACCAAAAAATATCTTGTTACCGACTCACAGTAAAACATTGTATAAATGTATCTTTCACtctgtttaaactttaaacctTAAAGGCCCTTTCCCGTGTTCTGAAAATCTTGACACAAAATGCAGCAATACTGACGTAacagtatttattttttctaaaagcagGTCGGCTGCTTGCTTCCTTCTTCCTGTGGACATTAGTGAAAAACTTTGGCCTCAGTTCCCTAAACCAAATGCACATAGAAAACAACGACAGCCATGCATCGTCAGTATTAACAACTCACAGGGACCATGCTTTAAATGAATCGGAGAATGGACAAACACCGACGGGAAAAAGAGGGACCCCATTTACCTTTTTCTTCTAGAAGCAGAGAATAAAATTAAACGAGACTCTGAAATCTTCGTCTCAAAGAAAGAGCcaaccatttattttttttcttggtgccCATTAACTCCACAAACAGAAAACTAGAGCCCCCACGGAAAGATGGAAGACTTTGCAAGGCGCACACACAAGAAAGAGCGACCAAGGATGTGACAACGATATAACTTAAAGCACCCGTGATGTGATCATgcgagagatagagagaagagTAAAAAATTTCCCTCTAGTGAAGAAGTAAAAATGATGACTTACACGAAACAAATCGTCTGAGCTATTCATGTTGGCATGAGACGGTAGAGACCTGTAAGATAAGAAAaggcataatcaattaaactaatcacacacacacacacagggaaagagagagagagagagagagaccatgaGAAATTGGTAAGCAGCTCTGGTGTTTGCAGGAGGCCAATGATGGTAAGgatcaagaaaaggaaaaaacctgCCAAATGCCTGCAAGCATATTTGGAATCAGCGTGTTCATTTTTGCAACAACAACTGTACAATGGTAATATCATTCATTCACCTATAAGCCAAATGCCAAAAGCAACAATGCCaacatgaacaaaattaatagaTCTCGGAAAAAATCAGCAGAGAGTGAAAGGGGAAGGGTAGGGGAAGAGAGTTACGTCCAGATGTTGAGCGTCTCATTATGCCAGGAAAATATACTGAGGATGGCTTCCTTCAACGGCCACTCTGCTCTGTAATAATCCAATATGAACTCATTGTCCTTCAAGTACTCTGGCAAGGCCTCATACTTCACCAATCTACGCTCGAACCTCTTCTTCCCTTCATCCCCCTTCCTGCCTTCCATTACGgattcctccctctctccctttccttttctcctgcAAACTACCTCTCTATCCATGACCGAACCCATCGCCGAGAACCCAAAAGGAATTTATAGGCtt
This genomic interval carries:
- the LOC116260440 gene encoding heptahelical transmembrane protein ADIPOR2-like; this translates as MGSVMDREVVCRRKGKGEREESVMEGRKGDEGKKRFERRLVKYEALPEYLKDNEFILDYYRAEWPLKEAILSIFSWHNETLNIWTHLAGFFLFLILTIIGLLQTPELLTNFSWSLPSHANMNSSDDLFRLVHKNVIRSEARGGSSRLGAVPRWPWLVFLVGSMLCLLCSTLSHLLACHSHKLNLFFWRLDYAGITLMIVSSFVPPIYYIFLCQPLWRLFYISSITTLGLLAVLTLLAPGLSTARFRPFRAALFLAMGFSGLVPAAHALWLNWDQPHCLVTLAYEVAMALFYAAGAGFYVSRVPERWKPGAFDIAGHSHQIFHVLVVAGALAHYGATLVLLDWRDRATCLHM